One genomic window of Mogibacterium diversum includes the following:
- a CDS encoding DEAD/DEAH box helicase family protein: MAINFSKLKSSSNQSSIEPRDIFMALPTKDKSYGYPRDVQTEVWKQWFDKRNEKNTIIKMNTGSGKTVVGLTILQSCLNEGKGPAVYIVPDNFLIKQVCDEAIKLGIRVAYDNEGVKGEEDYYFKHNKAILVTNIHKLINGKSVFGLRSSNNVKIGSIIIDDVHACLDTIEKQHTITIESNHDLYKKIISYISNYTEVKESQNFCDIKDRNDPRYSYLVPFWIWQKECQNIYNSISDEDYKDEAFVLFNLPLMRDNWKTANCVISARRVEITLKGTPINKITSFEEAQRRIFMSATLADDSVFVSSIGLKEKELSNIITPEKANDIGERLIIFPKHLNAKITDEEIKNEICNVANQHNVVVIVPSFDRANFWSDISPSQILSSNADNIQSGVDKLKRGEFTGITILVNKYDGIDLPDDACRMLVVDGLPSIRSEYDLAIQGMNPNDNRLCREQIQKIEQGMGRGVRSNNDFCSIVLMGEKLTDVIVNQHGKEFFSSATLEQWNLSQQLWEQLMESTQSPTIENIFALTNYMFERNPEWISASKSNLSNVVYNKSGNVDSLILAMREAFEKECLENYEESFSIIEQEKNKTNDNKTKGLLMQYMAEYKNFSNPAVAQEILLSARNLNSMVLKPIKGIQFSKLTSTNNGQSNSIIKYIEENGLNANEYILRVSAILEDLKFSDNPAKRFEKALNDIASVIGIASSRPEVQFGGEAPDNLLAFSNSEYVIIECKNRTITELISKDDCEQLLSSIQWFKNHYILGEKYTPIMIHNSDTFRTEASPSPDMRIMTPELLDEFSRAIRGFAEGVVKNGVFGNNKEVEKLLNSFKLNGYQIINQYTKPFSKNK, from the coding sequence ATGGCTATAAATTTTTCGAAATTGAAGTCTTCTTCTAACCAATCATCTATAGAACCGAGAGATATTTTTATGGCATTGCCTACAAAGGATAAAAGCTATGGGTATCCTCGTGATGTTCAAACAGAAGTTTGGAAACAGTGGTTTGATAAACGCAATGAAAAAAACACAATCATAAAAATGAATACTGGAAGTGGAAAAACTGTTGTGGGGTTAACAATTTTACAGAGTTGTTTAAATGAAGGAAAAGGTCCTGCAGTGTATATTGTTCCAGATAATTTTTTAATAAAGCAAGTTTGTGACGAAGCAATAAAGCTAGGGATTAGGGTTGCTTATGATAATGAAGGTGTGAAAGGTGAAGAAGATTATTATTTTAAGCATAATAAAGCAATTTTAGTAACAAATATACACAAATTAATTAATGGTAAAAGCGTGTTTGGGTTACGCTCAAGTAATAATGTTAAAATTGGTAGTATCATAATCGATGATGTACATGCTTGTTTAGATACAATAGAAAAGCAACACACAATAACTATTGAATCTAATCATGATTTATATAAAAAAATAATTTCATATATATCTAACTACACAGAAGTCAAGGAAAGTCAAAATTTTTGTGATATAAAAGATAGAAATGATCCGAGATATAGTTACTTGGTTCCGTTTTGGATTTGGCAAAAAGAATGTCAAAATATATATAATAGTATTTCTGATGAAGATTATAAGGATGAAGCATTCGTATTGTTTAATCTTCCGTTGATGCGTGATAATTGGAAAACAGCTAATTGTGTTATTTCTGCTCGTAGGGTTGAAATAACATTAAAAGGTACTCCTATAAATAAAATAACTAGTTTTGAAGAAGCTCAACGTAGGATATTTATGAGTGCGACACTAGCGGATGATAGTGTATTTGTATCTAGTATTGGATTAAAAGAAAAAGAACTTTCCAATATCATTACACCTGAAAAGGCAAATGATATTGGAGAAAGGCTCATAATTTTTCCTAAACATTTAAATGCCAAGATAACAGATGAAGAGATAAAAAATGAAATTTGTAATGTTGCTAATCAACATAATGTTGTAGTTATTGTGCCATCTTTTGATAGAGCTAATTTTTGGAGTGATATAAGTCCTAGTCAAATTCTTTCATCAAATGCAGATAATATACAAAGTGGTGTTGATAAATTAAAAAGAGGAGAATTCACGGGAATTACAATTCTAGTAAACAAGTATGATGGAATTGACTTACCAGATGATGCTTGCCGAATGCTTGTTGTTGATGGATTACCAAGTATACGGAGTGAGTATGATTTGGCAATACAAGGGATGAATCCAAATGACAACAGATTATGCAGAGAACAAATTCAGAAAATTGAACAGGGAATGGGTAGAGGGGTTAGATCAAATAATGATTTCTGCTCAATAGTATTAATGGGAGAAAAACTAACTGATGTAATTGTAAATCAACATGGTAAAGAATTTTTCAGTTCAGCAACATTAGAGCAATGGAATCTTTCTCAGCAGCTATGGGAACAACTAATGGAATCGACACAAAGTCCTACTATAGAAAATATTTTTGCTTTAACTAATTATATGTTTGAGCGTAACCCAGAGTGGATTTCTGCTAGTAAATCTAATTTATCTAATGTTGTGTACAATAAATCTGGCAATGTAGATTCTTTGATTCTTGCTATGCGTGAAGCTTTTGAAAAAGAATGCTTAGAAAACTATGAAGAAAGTTTTTCAATTATAGAGCAAGAAAAGAATAAAACAAATGATAACAAAACTAAAGGGTTGTTGATGCAGTATATGGCTGAATATAAGAACTTCAGCAATCCGGCTGTTGCACAGGAAATATTACTTTCAGCAAGAAACCTTAATTCTATGGTTTTAAAACCAATTAAGGGAATCCAATTTTCAAAATTAACTAGTACAAATAATGGACAATCTAACTCTATTATAAAATATATTGAAGAAAATGGATTAAATGCCAATGAATATATTCTACGTGTATCGGCTATATTGGAAGATTTAAAATTTTCAGATAATCCTGCGAAGCGATTTGAAAAAGCACTTAATGATATAGCATCAGTTATAGGTATTGCATCATCTCGCCCAGAAGTTCAGTTTGGAGGAGAAGCTCCTGATAACTTACTAGCATTTTCGAATTCTGAATATGTAATTATTGAATGTAAGAATAGAACAATAACAGAATTAATTTCAAAAGATGACTGTGAGCAGTTACTTAGTTCGATACAATGGTTTAAGAATCATTATATTCTTGGAGAAAAATATACTCCAATTATGATTCATAACAGTGATACTTTCCGAACTGAGGCATCACCTAGTCCAGATATGAGAATTATGACACCTGAATTATTGGATGAATTTTCACGAGCAATAAGAGGGTTTGCAGAAGGTGTTGTCAAAAATGGAGTCTTTGGGAACAATAAAGAAGTTGAAAAATTATTAAATTCATTTAAGTTAAATGGTTATCAGATAATTAATCAATATACAAAGCCATTTAGTAAAAATAAATAA
- a CDS encoding sigma-70 RNA polymerase sigma factor region 4 domain-containing protein, producing the protein MNKEYFLFVNGKKIKVSEEIYKVYWQEKNHENYLKQIDRKNHLLLFSSFDHDGHFEDSIVDEDFDVDKIVQTQMMIEAVRDALSKLNDEEREIIDRLYFNDETIRSVAETKKISHPALIKRRNKILDKLRELLKDFR; encoded by the coding sequence ATGAATAAAGAATATTTCTTGTTTGTAAACGGAAAGAAGATCAAAGTTAGCGAGGAGATTTATAAAGTCTATTGGCAAGAGAAAAATCATGAGAATTACTTGAAGCAGATAGATCGAAAAAATCATCTGCTTTTATTTTCTTCTTTTGATCATGATGGACATTTTGAGGATAGTATAGTTGATGAGGATTTTGATGTAGATAAGATCGTTCAGACACAGATGATGATTGAGGCAGTGCGAGATGCACTGTCAAAATTGAATGATGAAGAAAGAGAAATCATTGATAGACTTTATTTCAATGATGAAACCATTCGCTCAGTAGCTGAAACTAAAAAAATATCTCATCCAGCTCTCATAAAGAGAAGAAATAAGATATTAGACAAGCTAAGAGAATTGCTGAAAGACTTTAGATAA
- a CDS encoding metalloregulator ArsR/SmtB family transcription factor, which produces MKKIEIDYGKAKLMDYYDKFKALSDPIRLDILNALNNGELSAGDIADKFALPNSKISYHLAILKKADMVTERKYKNFIFYSLNRNGIQEALTWFDRFQK; this is translated from the coding sequence TTGAAAAAAATTGAAATAGATTATGGAAAGGCTAAGCTAATGGATTATTATGATAAGTTTAAAGCTCTATCCGATCCGATAAGACTGGATATATTAAATGCATTGAATAATGGAGAGTTATCTGCAGGGGATATTGCAGATAAATTTGCTTTACCAAATTCAAAAATTTCGTATCATTTAGCGATACTAAAAAAAGCAGATATGGTTACAGAAAGAAAATATAAGAATTTTATTTTTTATAGCCTAAATCGAAATGGTATTCAGGAAGCTTTAACTTGGTTTGATAGATTTCAAAAATAA
- a CDS encoding plasmid mobilization protein: MANRIRNIQLKINLTEEEKALFKKKMKMAKCKTMNHFLRKVVSETDIYVVDLQPFREIQGLLFRYASSVNQIAKRVNSTCVIYSDDIKDMQSQIEHLSKEIWQIHSLLLNKTTNKGDDI; this comes from the coding sequence ATGGCAAATAGAATTAGAAATATTCAGCTGAAAATAAACTTAACAGAAGAAGAAAAAGCACTTTTCAAAAAGAAAATGAAGATGGCAAAGTGTAAAACAATGAACCATTTTTTAAGAAAAGTAGTATCTGAAACAGATATTTATGTTGTTGATTTACAGCCCTTTAGAGAAATTCAAGGATTGCTTTTTAGGTATGCAAGTAGCGTCAACCAAATTGCTAAACGAGTTAATTCGACTTGTGTTATCTATAGCGATGACATAAAAGATATGCAGTCCCAAATTGAACATCTATCAAAAGAAATATGGCAAATACATTCCCTACTGCTCAATAAAACTACCAACAAAGGAGATGACATATAA
- a CDS encoding relaxase/mobilization nuclease domain-containing protein — translation MAITKIHPIKSTLNLAIDYITNEEKTDEKILVSTHNCFASTAHTAFIKTREDNKVSGSVLARHLIQSFLPGEATPEMAHQIGLELCKKILKDEYEFVLSTHIDKGHIHNHIIFNNVNMVTGKCYQSNKRSYHQIKYQSDKLCKENNLSVIDEFYETYRKKYKTNGKSWYENDQFKKGTSWKSRLQFDIDRAIKQSKDWDDFIKRMAALNYEIKYGKHIAFKHKDKERFTRAKTIGEDYTEDRLKERILDNANQRTYAVKKRIGNIIDIANNEKIKSSKGYEYWATKHNLKTAADTVVLMREKGFKSISQLDEFIKESALKRQNIQDQIKVVDNKISTLSNIMEQVHTVKLYRQIYLEYKKDPSDKAFFEEHKSEITLYENVLLDLKKYYSKFPNSKDILKELDSLHEKKNTLMQEYSSSKSDMKELYQIRKNYEKYMSMEMER, via the coding sequence GTGGCAATTACAAAAATACACCCTATAAAATCTACACTTAATCTTGCTATTGATTATATTACCAACGAAGAAAAAACCGATGAAAAGATTTTGGTAAGCACTCACAACTGCTTTGCTTCTACTGCTCATACTGCTTTTATAAAGACAAGAGAAGATAACAAAGTGAGTGGTTCTGTACTTGCAAGACACCTTATTCAATCTTTTCTACCCGGTGAAGCAACGCCCGAAATGGCACATCAAATCGGTCTTGAACTGTGTAAAAAGATATTAAAGGACGAATACGAATTTGTACTATCTACTCACATAGATAAAGGGCATATCCACAATCACATCATATTCAATAATGTAAATATGGTTACAGGCAAGTGCTACCAGTCCAACAAGAGAAGCTATCATCAAATTAAGTATCAAAGTGATAAACTATGCAAAGAAAACAACCTATCTGTTATTGATGAGTTCTACGAAACTTATAGGAAGAAATATAAGACTAATGGAAAGTCATGGTATGAAAATGACCAATTTAAAAAAGGTACTTCTTGGAAAAGTAGACTTCAATTTGATATAGATAGAGCTATTAAACAATCCAAAGATTGGGATGATTTTATAAAGAGAATGGCTGCCCTTAATTATGAGATCAAATATGGAAAACACATTGCATTTAAGCACAAGGACAAAGAAAGATTTACAAGAGCTAAAACTATTGGAGAAGATTATACTGAGGATAGATTAAAAGAGCGTATCTTAGATAATGCTAATCAAAGAACCTATGCTGTTAAAAAACGTATCGGAAATATTATAGATATTGCAAATAATGAAAAGATAAAATCAAGCAAAGGCTACGAGTATTGGGCTACAAAACATAATTTAAAAACTGCAGCCGATACTGTGGTTTTGATGCGTGAAAAAGGATTTAAGTCTATCTCCCAGCTTGATGAGTTCATTAAAGAAAGCGCATTAAAAAGACAAAATATACAGGATCAAATCAAAGTTGTTGATAACAAAATTTCAACTCTATCAAATATTATGGAACAAGTTCATACCGTAAAATTGTATCGTCAAATCTATCTGGAATATAAGAAAGATCCATCAGACAAAGCTTTTTTTGAAGAGCATAAATCAGAAATTACACTCTATGAAAATGTTCTTTTAGACCTAAAAAAATATTACTCAAAATTTCCAAACTCCAAGGATATTTTGAAAGAGCTTGATTCATTGCATGAAAAAAAGAATACCCTAATGCAAGAGTATTCTTCTTCAAAATCCGATATGAAAGAACTGTATCAAATCAGAAAAAATTATGAAAAATATATGAGTATGGAAATGGAGAGATAG
- a CDS encoding sucrose-6-phosphate hydrolase, with product MKDEELIYLDTYVLQKDMRIRMPKSILENLNIEKGKSKFKVYYDQLNVQLILRVDEDENK from the coding sequence ATGAAAGACGAAGAATTAATATATCTTGACACTTATGTACTACAAAAAGACATGAGAATACGAATGCCCAAGAGCATTTTGGAAAATCTAAATATAGAAAAAGGGAAAAGTAAATTCAAAGTTTATTATGACCAACTTAATGTTCAACTTATTCTTAGGGTTGATGAAGATGAAAATAAATAA
- the dcm gene encoding DNA (cytosine-5-)-methyltransferase has product MKKQYKVGSLFAGVGGICLGFMNAQNPDAEYIMSWANEIDEFACETYRTNFKHTLLEGDINMVLHPENSDNIEYYSQLHEKILAEPIDILNGGFPCQAFSIAGEQKGFNDERGNLFMSFIDLISQLDAKFGKKPRILFLENVKNLKAHDKGRTYQVIKSKLEASGYIIKEMVLNTMLYSDLPQNRERIYIIGFLNKEDADQFTMFDNLTPFQKKKGTEERAEDVKKIIDYSVEDKSYFYTRERYPHYFVTEAEFKELEGEKNIRIHLTEAITEMYQFYQLRRGQYVRKNQSDVCPTLTANMGTGGHNVPLILTPSGIRKLTPAETFKLQGFPVGNGYCLPTTYKGKAYGNSHLYKQAGNAVSVPVITLIAEEILKIISK; this is encoded by the coding sequence ATGAAAAAACAGTATAAAGTCGGAAGTTTGTTTGCCGGTGTAGGTGGTATTTGTTTAGGCTTTATGAATGCCCAAAATCCAGATGCTGAATATATAATGAGCTGGGCAAATGAAATAGACGAATTTGCGTGTGAAACATACAGAACAAACTTTAAACATACGTTGCTTGAGGGTGATATAAATATGGTTTTACATCCTGAAAACAGCGATAATATTGAATATTACTCACAGTTACATGAGAAGATTTTGGCAGAACCAATCGATATTTTAAATGGCGGATTTCCTTGCCAGGCATTTAGTATTGCTGGTGAACAGAAAGGTTTCAATGATGAAAGAGGAAATCTGTTTATGTCATTCATTGATTTGATAAGCCAGCTGGATGCAAAGTTTGGAAAGAAACCTAGAATTCTTTTTCTAGAAAATGTTAAAAATTTAAAGGCGCATGATAAAGGTAGAACTTATCAGGTCATCAAAAGCAAACTAGAAGCAAGTGGTTATATAATCAAAGAGATGGTTCTAAATACGATGCTCTACTCTGATTTGCCACAAAACAGAGAGCGTATTTATATCATTGGTTTCTTGAATAAGGAAGATGCTGATCAGTTTACCATGTTTGATAACTTGACTCCTTTCCAAAAGAAAAAAGGAACAGAAGAAAGAGCTGAAGATGTAAAAAAGATAATTGATTACTCCGTTGAAGATAAGTCATATTTTTACACTAGGGAGAGATATCCTCACTATTTTGTTACGGAGGCGGAATTCAAAGAACTGGAAGGTGAAAAGAATATCCGCATCCATTTAACAGAAGCAATTACAGAAATGTACCAGTTTTATCAGCTTAGAAGAGGTCAGTATGTTAGAAAGAATCAATCCGATGTTTGTCCAACCTTAACGGCTAACATGGGAACTGGAGGGCATAACGTTCCTTTGATTCTGACACCAAGCGGTATAAGAAAACTGACTCCTGCAGAAACATTCAAGTTACAAGGATTTCCAGTCGGAAATGGATATTGTTTACCTACAACTTATAAAGGAAAGGCGTATGGAAATAGCCATCTTTATAAACAGGCGGGAAATGCAGTTTCAGTTCCTGTGATTACACTTATAGCAGAAGAAATATTGAAAATTATTTCGAAATAA
- a CDS encoding Bsp6I family type II restriction endonuclease yields MKDYKVRLKDGTIITGDDFDQNDFEKLKSIFKKWLDINADLKSLKGRGLNVPDVFSEALFCIAFDAVRTNNDPGAHSYDCVIKATDEGVQVKSASIPNDCTSFGPTSTWDLLYYADFAPNGYVDGNVYFYEIDSADVYSLVLNQKKNETFADQQAQGRRPRFSMQSRIIREKGLKPVKKISLVD; encoded by the coding sequence ATGAAAGACTACAAAGTAAGATTAAAGGATGGAACAATTATCACAGGAGATGACTTTGACCAAAATGACTTTGAAAAATTGAAAAGCATATTTAAGAAATGGTTAGATATTAACGCCGATTTAAAATCTCTTAAAGGGCGTGGGTTAAATGTCCCTGATGTTTTCAGTGAAGCCTTGTTCTGCATTGCTTTTGATGCTGTTCGTACTAACAATGATCCAGGCGCACACTCTTATGACTGTGTCATCAAAGCAACAGATGAAGGAGTTCAAGTTAAATCTGCATCTATTCCTAATGATTGCACTTCTTTCGGACCTACCTCAACTTGGGATTTATTATACTATGCAGATTTTGCCCCAAATGGTTATGTAGATGGTAATGTATATTTCTATGAAATAGATTCTGCCGATGTATACAGTTTAGTTTTAAATCAGAAAAAGAATGAAACTTTTGCTGACCAGCAGGCACAAGGAAGACGTCCACGTTTTTCTATGCAATCAAGAATAATTAGAGAAAAAGGTCTTAAACCTGTTAAGAAAATAAGTCTCGTTGATTAA
- a CDS encoding DNA-3-methyladenine glycosylase family protein, protein MGEIVILDNSSPEIQYLCKKDKRLAKVISMIGSITYEIYDEDPYEFLIHEIIEQMLSIKAGNKIFSRLVDLCDGEVTPSKVNKLSDEQIKSIGTANSKVSFIRSVTNAVLNGELDFGSLKEMNDSDVFKHLTSFKGIGKWTANMYLIFVLNRMDILPTNDAAFLQSYEWLYKTTDRSDTSIRNKCKKWKPYSSIASRYLYRALDSGLTKEEFHLYK, encoded by the coding sequence ATGGGTGAAATAGTAATACTTGATAATAGCTCACCTGAAATTCAATACCTCTGCAAGAAAGATAAACGATTAGCAAAAGTAATATCTATGATTGGTTCCATTACGTATGAGATTTATGATGAAGATCCTTATGAGTTTCTTATTCATGAAATCATAGAGCAAATGCTATCTATCAAAGCTGGAAATAAAATATTCTCCAGATTAGTAGATTTATGTGATGGCGAAGTCACACCTTCAAAGGTGAACAAATTATCCGATGAACAAATTAAAAGTATCGGAACTGCAAATTCTAAAGTATCTTTTATTAGAAGTGTTACTAATGCTGTTCTTAATGGTGAATTAGATTTTGGCTCATTAAAAGAAATGAATGACTCTGATGTTTTTAAGCACCTAACATCATTCAAGGGAATTGGAAAATGGACAGCAAATATGTATTTGATATTTGTTCTTAACCGAATGGATATCTTACCTACAAACGATGCTGCTTTCTTACAATCCTACGAGTGGCTTTATAAGACAACTGACCGTTCAGATACATCAATACGAAACAAATGTAAAAAATGGAAACCTTACTCCTCTATTGCTTCTAGATATTTATACCGTGCATTAGATTCAGGATTAACAAAGGAAGAATTCCATTTGTATAAATAA
- a CDS encoding DNA-binding protein, producing MNYNEMRNTLEQMANENHEDFAKALISFEKGINDKDALDKLYQEYMDNDSMSLLNDEFDYLIDELRENGQIKESVAIEKEDNNLVNIVGNVVGEIETIDRENKNGEAFKVVNFSVVSKDDEGNKTYTNCSAYGDKGDIPKNFKQGDFVKIFGQVRTSIDDNGKEHTNIRILSSKLLKAKEQMKNQEEKKESVLGAIKKYKAEEKAKSIERKEASKETER from the coding sequence ATGAACTACAATGAAATGAGAAATACCCTAGAACAAATGGCAAACGAAAATCACGAAGATTTTGCAAAGGCACTAATTAGTTTTGAAAAAGGAATTAATGATAAAGATGCCTTGGACAAGTTATACCAGGAGTATATGGATAATGACAGTATGAGCTTACTTAATGATGAGTTTGATTATTTGATTGATGAACTTAGAGAAAATGGACAGATTAAAGAAAGTGTAGCAATCGAAAAAGAAGATAATAATCTGGTGAACATTGTTGGGAATGTCGTAGGTGAGATTGAAACAATTGATAGAGAAAACAAAAATGGAGAAGCCTTTAAAGTAGTTAATTTCTCGGTTGTGTCAAAAGATGATGAGGGAAATAAGACTTATACAAATTGTTCGGCTTATGGAGATAAGGGAGATATACCAAAGAATTTTAAGCAAGGTGACTTTGTAAAGATTTTTGGTCAGGTAAGAACATCCATTGACGATAATGGAAAAGAGCATACTAATATTAGAATCCTATCGTCTAAGCTTTTGAAAGCAAAGGAACAGATGAAAAACCAAGAAGAAAAGAAAGAATCTGTACTTGGGGCAATAAAAAAATATAAAGCTGAAGAAAAAGCAAAATCTATTGAGAGGAAAGAAGCTTCAAAGGAAACTGAGAGATAG